One part of the bacterium genome encodes these proteins:
- a CDS encoding alkaline phosphatase family protein: MTYMKNVLFLTLVILTGCSKSATDAKLPIPPKLIVFISIDQFRYDYLTRFAPFFGADGFNHLIKKGANFVNCEYEHATTKTSVGHSVMMSGAYPRTTGIVANNWYDRDLRRLTYSVEDTLSPVLGLIQKSNRDGRSPRKFNGTNLGDALKHHNGNKSKVFAVSCKDDASILMAGRSANAAYWMNDAEGGFFTSSYYMKAFPEWVETFNREHSFDKWFGAKWDLLLGEKDYPMIDISALRYYDYPKSWSGTLPYQIGISLEKPDADYYNLLIESPFSSEALLDFTERLTVEEELGADEFPDILCISFSANDEIGHCFGPNSREVMDVTIRTDRYLERLFKFMDKAVGDEHILYVLTSDHGVAVMPEELKRLEIESGRVKPPVIEKLVQEAMTKKFGKLDVESSYVGRMANLDFYFNRSALDEKKIDKKAAEDYISQVLTKSMPQIFRVYTAEHLMHGNISQDTVLRLVQNNYHTENSGDLVIILKPNFVWDRNEVGTEHGSPYSYDRHVPLILYGTNWIKPGNFGTPCSPADIAPTLSTIFGIDAPVGFEGKILKEVIRFSK, translated from the coding sequence ATGACCTACATGAAAAATGTTTTATTTCTCACTCTGGTTATCTTGACCGGATGTTCTAAATCTGCAACGGATGCCAAGCTGCCTATACCACCGAAATTGATTGTCTTCATCAGCATCGACCAATTTCGCTATGATTATTTGACTCGATTTGCTCCTTTCTTCGGCGCAGACGGATTTAATCATTTGATAAAAAAAGGAGCGAATTTTGTCAATTGTGAATACGAACATGCAACTACAAAGACGTCAGTCGGCCATTCTGTGATGATGAGCGGAGCGTATCCTCGCACGACCGGTATCGTAGCAAACAACTGGTATGACCGTGATCTCCGAAGATTGACATACTCCGTAGAAGATACTCTGTCGCCGGTGCTAGGCCTTATCCAAAAATCAAACCGGGACGGGCGTTCACCTCGAAAATTTAACGGAACCAATCTCGGCGATGCCCTGAAACATCACAACGGAAATAAATCCAAAGTCTTTGCTGTTTCCTGCAAAGACGATGCGTCGATTCTTATGGCAGGACGATCGGCCAACGCAGCCTATTGGATGAACGATGCCGAGGGAGGTTTTTTTACGAGTTCGTATTATATGAAAGCCTTTCCTGAATGGGTTGAGACATTTAATCGGGAACATAGTTTTGATAAATGGTTCGGAGCGAAGTGGGACTTGCTTCTCGGCGAAAAAGACTATCCAATGATCGATATTTCAGCCTTGCGTTATTATGATTATCCAAAGAGCTGGAGCGGGACGTTGCCTTATCAAATCGGAATTAGTTTGGAAAAACCGGATGCCGATTATTACAACCTGCTTATTGAATCTCCCTTTTCCTCTGAAGCGTTATTGGATTTTACAGAGAGATTGACAGTTGAAGAAGAATTAGGCGCTGATGAATTTCCGGATATTCTATGTATCAGCTTTTCCGCAAACGATGAGATAGGACACTGTTTCGGCCCAAATAGCCGCGAGGTGATGGATGTTACGATTCGGACGGACCGTTATTTGGAACGGCTATTCAAATTTATGGACAAGGCAGTCGGCGATGAACATATCTTGTACGTTCTCACGTCCGACCACGGAGTCGCTGTGATGCCGGAAGAACTGAAAAGGCTGGAAATTGAATCCGGCCGAGTCAAACCGCCGGTTATTGAAAAGTTGGTTCAAGAAGCCATGACGAAGAAGTTCGGTAAATTAGACGTGGAAAGTTCCTATGTCGGACGGATGGCGAACCTTGATTTCTATTTTAACCGGAGCGCGTTAGACGAAAAAAAGATTGATAAAAAGGCCGCAGAAGATTATATTAGCCAGGTTTTGACTAAATCAATGCCTCAAATATTTCGCGTGTATACGGCAGAACATCTAATGCACGGTAATATTAGTCAGGACACGGTTTTGAGGCTCGTTCAAAATAATTATCACACTGAGAACAGTGGAGATTTAGTCATCATTCTGAAACCGAATTTTGTATGGGACAGAAATGAAGTTGGCACTGAACACGGTTCACCTTACTCGTATGACCGGCACGTTCCTCTTATCCTATACGGTACTAACTGGATAAAACCGGGAAATTTCGGAACCCCCTGTTCTCCTGCCGACATTGCACCCACTTTGTCGACTATATTCGGAATCGATGCGCCGGTCGGTTTTGAAGGAAAAATATTAAAAGAAGTTATACGATTTTCAAAATAG
- a CDS encoding alpha-ketoacid dehydrogenase subunit beta, protein MATLTYLEAISMGMREEMRRDPNVFLIGEDIGVYGGAFKVTKGFIEEFGAERVMDTPISEAGIIGVCVGSALMGLRPVAEMQFADFISCGFNQLVNQAAKIHYRWREAVPMVVRCPSGGGVHGGPFHSQNPEAWFFHVPGLKIVSPSTPYDAKGLIKSAIRDNNPVLFFEHKFLYRRIKGEVPEDDYIVPIGKGDIKREGKDLTVVAYSSAVHWALEAAEQIEKEDGVRVEVLDMRSILPYDKELILQSVKKTNRVIVAHEATLTGGVGGDISAFITENAFEHLDAPIRRLAAIDTPVPYSPPLEAHFLPNKDKMLKVMRELAAY, encoded by the coding sequence ATGGCGACTTTAACATATTTGGAAGCGATTTCGATGGGGATGCGCGAGGAAATGCGTCGCGATCCCAATGTCTTTCTGATCGGGGAGGATATCGGAGTATACGGCGGAGCTTTCAAAGTGACGAAAGGGTTCATCGAGGAATTCGGCGCAGAGCGCGTCATGGATACGCCTATTTCCGAAGCGGGTATTATCGGCGTTTGTGTCGGATCGGCTTTGATGGGTTTGCGTCCCGTTGCAGAAATGCAGTTTGCAGATTTTATATCCTGCGGTTTTAATCAGTTGGTTAATCAGGCCGCAAAAATTCATTATCGATGGCGTGAGGCCGTTCCCATGGTCGTACGTTGCCCGTCGGGCGGCGGCGTTCACGGCGGGCCGTTTCATTCACAAAATCCGGAAGCGTGGTTTTTTCATGTTCCGGGTTTAAAGATTGTATCTCCTTCGACTCCGTACGACGCTAAAGGTTTGATCAAATCAGCCATTCGAGATAATAACCCCGTTTTATTTTTTGAGCACAAGTTTCTTTACCGCCGTATCAAGGGTGAAGTTCCGGAAGACGATTATATTGTGCCGATAGGGAAAGGCGATATTAAGCGCGAAGGTAAAGACTTGACCGTCGTTGCATACAGTTCGGCTGTGCATTGGGCATTGGAAGCGGCAGAGCAAATCGAAAAAGAAGACGGAGTACGCGTCGAAGTTTTGGATATGCGCAGTATACTGCCGTACGACAAAGAACTCATATTACAGTCCGTGAAGAAAACTAACCGTGTGATAGTTGCGCATGAAGCGACACTGACCGGCGGGGTTGGCGGTGATATCTCTGCCTTCATCACGGAAAATGCATTTGAACATCTCGATGCGCCTATTCGCCGCCTTGCGGCTATTGATACGCCGGTTCCGTACAGTCCGCCGTTGGAAGCTCATTTTTTGCCCAACAAAGACAAAATGCTCAAGGTTATGCGGGAATTAGCAGCATATTAA
- a CDS encoding VCBS repeat-containing protein: MIARVFSLLFVVCGLHGIAFEGNGRPIEVISGVNERNYIEDAYRDASINYPGVIDKAPTQCEFILYKGFSADLDGDGNIELIVSGSLNEKLTYVMVYYLDEGKWTCNIVNSCAGGSVFDIKIVDVDNDGFAEIYSVLLDEELRRFCRIEKLIDHKFTSLFSLDTRGGLSFSCNISLTRADEKQRYRVRIDEVEYPENDGGDVRQRTYFYKFEKDIFVLENVYSGRQ, translated from the coding sequence TTGATCGCTCGAGTTTTTAGTTTATTATTTGTTGTATGCGGTTTGCATGGCATTGCTTTCGAAGGCAACGGACGGCCGATAGAGGTTATATCCGGCGTTAACGAACGAAATTATATTGAGGACGCGTATAGGGATGCGTCGATTAATTATCCGGGTGTCATAGATAAGGCGCCCACACAATGCGAGTTTATCCTGTACAAAGGGTTCTCAGCAGACCTGGATGGTGACGGTAATATAGAACTGATCGTATCGGGCAGTCTGAATGAAAAGTTGACGTATGTGATGGTGTATTACTTGGATGAAGGTAAATGGACATGCAATATAGTCAACAGTTGCGCCGGGGGAAGCGTTTTTGATATAAAGATCGTTGATGTTGATAACGATGGATTTGCCGAGATCTATTCAGTGCTTCTTGATGAAGAACTTCGCCGTTTCTGCCGCATTGAAAAATTAATTGACCATAAATTTACTTCACTTTTTAGTTTGGACACCAGGGGCGGCCTGTCGTTTTCATGCAACATATCCTTGACGCGCGCAGACGAGAAGCAGCGGTACCGCGTTCGAATTGACGAGGTTGAATATCCGGAAAACGACGGAGGCGACGTCCGTCAAAGAACCTACTTTTACAAGTTCGAGAAGGATATTTTTGTACTGGAAAATGTCTATTCCGGAAGACAATAG